In the Opitutaceae bacterium genome, one interval contains:
- a CDS encoding transposase, with amino-acid sequence MREKKEPDFPKRPPRLKWIFSESRSLYFVTFNTRQRQSILVHSAVHEAFVTFCERGHQKGIAVGDYVIMPDHVHLFVALPINGMNLGQWVGALKMALGRTLIDLGQDKPHWQEGFFDRLLRNADSYSEKWDYVRMNPVRKGLCAAPEDWTYQGQIEVLRF; translated from the coding sequence ATGCGAGAGAAAAAAGAACCCGATTTCCCGAAGAGGCCACCGCGACTCAAGTGGATATTCTCAGAATCACGGTCATTGTATTTTGTCACTTTCAACACTCGCCAACGGCAGTCTATTCTCGTGCATTCTGCAGTCCATGAAGCCTTTGTGACATTCTGCGAACGCGGGCATCAAAAAGGAATCGCGGTAGGTGACTATGTCATCATGCCGGACCACGTTCACCTTTTCGTTGCGTTGCCAATAAACGGGATGAATCTCGGACAATGGGTCGGTGCCTTGAAAATGGCGCTCGGCCGAACGCTGATAGATCTGGGACAGGATAAGCCTCATTGGCAGGAGGGCTTTTTTGATCGACTCCTTCGCAATGCAGACAGCTATTCGGAGAAATGGGACTATGTCCGAATGAATCCCGTTCGTAAGGGTTTGTGCGCAGCACCTGAAGACTGGACTTATCAAGGACAGATCGAAGTCCTGCGATTCTGA
- a CDS encoding 3-deoxy-7-phosphoheptulonate synthase, protein MPHQTDDLRIRQTRPLIAPGILMEELPLSAKAAAFVARSRRAIESILQGEDRRLLVVVGPCSIHDPEAAVEYARKLAEVNRALSKRLLIVMRVYFEKPRTVVGWKGLINDPFLDGSFQINPGLRLARKLLLDVAAIGLPAGTEFLDTVLGQFFADLISWGAIGARTTESQVHRELASGLSMPVGFKNRTDGDIQTAIDAIRAAAHPHWFPSLTKEGAPAVLGTSGNPFCHLVLRGGSESGPNFDAPSVEAAAGRLREAGLPGRIMVDCSHANSGKDPARQVFVAEAVARQIADGSPSVAGVMIESHLKGGRQDLKRGRKVVYGQSITDGCLAFEDTVPLLERLAEAVAQGRFGRNSRAKV, encoded by the coding sequence ATGCCTCATCAGACTGACGACCTCCGTATCCGGCAGACCCGGCCTTTGATCGCGCCGGGCATCCTCATGGAGGAATTGCCGCTTTCCGCAAAGGCGGCGGCATTCGTGGCCAGGAGTCGGCGGGCGATTGAATCCATCCTGCAAGGAGAGGATCGGCGTCTGCTGGTTGTGGTGGGACCCTGCTCGATCCACGATCCGGAGGCGGCCGTCGAGTATGCCCGCAAGTTGGCCGAAGTGAACCGCGCCTTAAGCAAGCGGCTCCTCATCGTCATGCGGGTCTATTTTGAGAAGCCGCGGACGGTTGTCGGCTGGAAGGGTCTGATCAATGATCCCTTTCTGGACGGAAGCTTTCAGATCAACCCGGGCCTGCGGCTGGCCCGCAAACTCCTGCTGGATGTCGCGGCGATCGGCCTGCCGGCCGGGACGGAATTCCTCGATACCGTCCTGGGGCAGTTTTTTGCCGATCTGATCTCCTGGGGCGCGATCGGCGCCCGGACAACTGAGAGCCAGGTCCATCGGGAGCTGGCCTCGGGTCTTTCCATGCCGGTGGGCTTCAAGAACCGGACTGATGGGGACATTCAGACCGCGATCGACGCGATCCGCGCGGCAGCCCATCCCCATTGGTTCCCGTCCCTGACCAAAGAAGGCGCGCCGGCCGTGCTCGGGACCAGCGGCAACCCGTTCTGTCACCTTGTCCTGCGCGGCGGCAGCGAGAGCGGGCCGAACTTCGATGCACCCAGCGTGGAGGCGGCGGCCGGGCGGCTGCGGGAGGCCGGTCTTCCGGGACGGATCATGGTGGATTGCAGCCACGCCAATAGCGGAAAGGACCCCGCTCGGCAGGTTTTCGTGGCAGAGGCGGTTGCCCGGCAGATTGCAGATGGATCGCCATCTGTGGCCGGGGTGATGATCGAGAGCCACCTCAAGGGCGGTCGCCAGGACCTGAAACGGGGCCGCAAGGTCGTCTATGGTCAGAGCATTACCGACGGTTGCCTGGCCTTTGAAGACACGGTGCCGTTGCTTGAACGATTGGCTGAAGCGGTCGCCCAAGGGAGGTTCGGGAGGAATTCAAGAGCTAAGGTGTAG
- a CDS encoding sugar kinase: MSQIELRPKESCRYDQISLGEVMLRLDPGEGRIRTARSFRAWEGGGEYNVARGLRRCFGMKTAVVTAFADNDVGRLIEDFILQGGVDTDFIKWVKYDGIGRSVRNGLNFTERGFGIRGAVGVSDRGLTAASQMKRGDVDWDNIFGRIGARWLHTGGIFAALSESSADLVLEAVQAAKKYGTIVSYDLNYRPSLWKSIGGQKRAQEVNREIAKYVDVMIGNEEDFTACLGFEVEGLDHNISNIEIDSFKKMIEKAIAAFPNFKATATTLRTVKSATINSWGAICWYDGQFHEATYREDLEILDRVGGGDSFASGFIYGMMTTGDAARAVNYGAAHGALAMTTPGDTTMASLAEVEKLVGGGSARVDR, from the coding sequence ATGAGCCAAATCGAACTCCGTCCCAAGGAATCCTGCCGTTATGACCAGATCTCGCTCGGTGAGGTCATGCTCCGTCTAGACCCCGGAGAGGGCCGGATCCGGACGGCCCGGTCCTTCCGCGCCTGGGAGGGCGGCGGCGAATACAATGTGGCCCGTGGCCTCCGGCGTTGTTTCGGGATGAAGACCGCGGTCGTGACGGCTTTTGCGGACAACGATGTGGGCCGCCTGATTGAGGACTTCATCCTTCAGGGTGGGGTCGACACGGACTTCATCAAGTGGGTGAAATACGACGGGATCGGGCGCAGTGTCCGCAACGGATTGAACTTTACCGAGCGGGGATTCGGCATCCGTGGCGCGGTCGGTGTATCCGATCGCGGACTGACCGCCGCCTCCCAGATGAAGCGGGGCGATGTGGATTGGGATAACATCTTCGGAAGGATTGGCGCCCGATGGCTGCACACCGGCGGCATTTTTGCGGCCCTTTCGGAAAGCTCGGCCGATCTTGTGCTTGAGGCCGTTCAGGCCGCCAAGAAATACGGAACGATCGTTTCCTATGACCTCAATTACCGACCGTCCCTCTGGAAGTCGATCGGCGGACAGAAGCGCGCCCAGGAGGTCAACCGCGAGATTGCCAAGTATGTCGACGTCATGATCGGCAATGAGGAGGACTTCACGGCCTGTCTCGGCTTTGAGGTCGAAGGGTTGGACCACAACATCTCCAATATCGAGATCGACAGCTTCAAGAAGATGATCGAGAAGGCGATCGCGGCCTTCCCGAACTTCAAGGCGACGGCGACGACGCTGCGCACGGTCAAGTCGGCCACCATCAATTCCTGGGGCGCCATCTGCTGGTATGACGGCCAGTTCCACGAGGCGACGTATCGGGAGGATCTCGAGATCCTCGACCGGGTGGGTGGGGGAGACAGCTTCGCCTCAGGCTTCATCTATGGAATGATGACGACGGGTGACGCCGCCCGGGCCGTCAACTACGGCGCCGCTCATGGCGCCCTTGCCATGACCACCCCCGGCGACACCACCATGGCGTCCCTGGCCGAGGTCGAAAAGCTGGTCGGCGGCGGCAGCGCCCGCGTGGATCGGTGA
- the tatC gene encoding twin-arginine translocase subunit TatC, whose protein sequence is MTDESDRSPPEPTEIVPAEPEEERKDPNSMGFLDHLEELRWTIGKSVLVFAIIFVVMAVFLKDVAHVLNWPLNRAFENAGERTGLVTTSPMAVFSVYLQVCFLGGLFGALPFVLYFIGKFVAPALNPREARILLPACIASFILFIAGGSFAYFVLVPSAIKISVYFNKLLDFELIWSADRYYGLLSWMVLGMGAAFQFPMVIQILVFLGIVEVAQLKKIRRIMIVVFFLIAAIITPTPDPLTQSMVALPMIALYELSIQVAGRVARARADGLEADRAEAEAEADEDK, encoded by the coding sequence ATGACCGACGAGAGCGACAGATCCCCTCCAGAGCCGACCGAGATTGTTCCGGCCGAACCGGAGGAGGAGAGGAAGGACCCCAACTCCATGGGATTCCTCGATCATCTCGAGGAACTGCGGTGGACAATCGGCAAGTCGGTTCTGGTCTTTGCCATCATCTTCGTGGTGATGGCGGTTTTCCTCAAGGATGTGGCCCATGTCCTGAATTGGCCGCTGAACCGGGCTTTTGAGAACGCCGGCGAGCGCACGGGACTGGTCACTACCTCCCCGATGGCGGTTTTCTCGGTCTACCTGCAGGTCTGTTTCCTCGGGGGACTCTTCGGCGCCCTGCCGTTTGTCCTCTATTTCATCGGGAAATTCGTGGCCCCGGCCCTCAATCCCCGGGAGGCCCGGATTCTCCTGCCGGCGTGCATCGCGTCTTTCATCCTCTTTATCGCCGGGGGCTCATTCGCCTATTTCGTGCTGGTCCCCAGTGCGATCAAGATTTCGGTCTACTTTAACAAGCTGCTCGATTTTGAGCTGATCTGGTCGGCCGATCGCTACTACGGGCTGTTGAGCTGGATGGTGCTCGGCATGGGGGCCGCCTTCCAGTTCCCCATGGTCATCCAGATCCTGGTCTTCCTCGGCATCGTCGAGGTGGCCCAGTTGAAGAAGATCCGGCGGATCATGATCGTGGTCTTTTTCCTGATCGCCGCGATCATCACTCCGACTCCGGATCCTTTGACCCAGAGCATGGTGGCCCTGCCCATGATCGCGCTATACGAACTGTCCATCCAGGTGGCGGGACGGGTCGCCCGGGCCCGCGCGGACGGCCTGGAGGCCGATCGGGCCGAAGCTGAAGCGGAAGCGGATGAGGACAAGTAG
- a CDS encoding acyl-CoA dehydrogenase family protein, which yields MPETLLPTLPGDDIRQIMWRFTDRFDLQMAVQSARGVARGTAARLVADGLRNTHEWNPEKARLLTAFDESGLTALYMDVDKGGFIEGPKNMAMSLVAFELSWVDAGAATSSLAGNLALAPIHEKGTDAQRDFYMGKSLPPQPGEDRVPWRGAFALTEPLPFVGVDTGVLSGKARIADWPEGGEPILQIDKRGRFITNMDFANFVTAAVDSDDPRIKGTFMVILEETDPGTFDRGAPTLKLVHQLSSTRDPVFSLKVPASRIIGGYEVVDGVIVPKHNHSEVIASVFHRTRIPVGLMTAAKLLSAVEPVIRYQRSRFHGGESGEGSPRFDLGLQMNEDVTHRLIDVWATGEAAASVGFEAARQADTFDPIERAKDRICREQGLAGRAQLMALRKKEAEVIEYLDLLYANEADRDAARFEALGSDILVQFALMDARANIMNPAVKLWNTGVGATMMREAVALMGGYGTTEDCPGFLPQKWMDAQLEATYEGPEAVQRRHLTLGMTSTIFRHEFNLWIQRLDQLSESEAACGPGTLAAAMRMWAWTIDFLHTHNDPSGKKLYHGKRQGVTFPVADALCWLLSARHFLEDVLELKNKGAENPVLAGSIDGYAAFYADLCHVQATRAAGEASRICATLVFGFQESIDDGDLAAFTAMRDAVDRSFAGSELARARAAQALTSIMIPEALDYPA from the coding sequence ATGCCTGAAACCCTGCTCCCCACCCTTCCCGGAGATGACATCCGGCAGATCATGTGGCGGTTCACCGATCGCTTTGATCTTCAGATGGCCGTCCAGAGTGCCCGCGGCGTCGCTCGGGGAACGGCGGCCCGCCTCGTCGCGGACGGATTGCGCAACACCCATGAATGGAATCCCGAGAAAGCCCGGTTGTTGACCGCCTTCGACGAGTCCGGGCTGACCGCTCTCTATATGGACGTGGACAAGGGCGGCTTCATTGAGGGTCCGAAGAACATGGCGATGTCGCTCGTCGCCTTCGAACTCTCCTGGGTCGATGCCGGCGCCGCCACCAGTTCGCTGGCCGGCAACCTCGCCCTGGCCCCCATCCACGAAAAAGGAACCGACGCCCAACGCGATTTCTACATGGGCAAATCCCTCCCACCCCAACCGGGTGAGGACCGGGTCCCGTGGAGGGGCGCCTTCGCCCTGACCGAACCCCTCCCCTTTGTCGGAGTCGATACCGGGGTCCTCAGCGGCAAGGCGCGGATCGCCGACTGGCCGGAGGGCGGCGAGCCGATCCTCCAGATCGACAAGCGGGGACGTTTCATCACCAACATGGATTTCGCGAATTTCGTGACGGCTGCCGTCGATTCCGACGACCCGCGGATCAAGGGAACCTTCATGGTCATCCTCGAGGAAACCGACCCCGGAACCTTCGATCGCGGTGCCCCCACCCTCAAACTGGTCCACCAGCTATCCTCGACCCGCGATCCCGTTTTCAGCCTGAAAGTTCCGGCCAGCCGGATCATCGGCGGCTACGAGGTCGTCGACGGCGTCATCGTCCCCAAGCACAACCACAGCGAAGTCATCGCGTCGGTCTTCCACCGGACCCGGATTCCGGTCGGCCTGATGACCGCTGCCAAGCTGCTCTCGGCAGTGGAACCGGTCATCCGCTACCAGCGCTCCCGTTTCCATGGTGGCGAATCCGGCGAAGGCAGCCCGCGCTTCGATCTCGGCCTCCAGATGAACGAAGATGTGACCCACCGCCTGATCGACGTCTGGGCCACCGGTGAAGCCGCCGCCTCGGTCGGCTTCGAGGCCGCCCGCCAGGCCGACACCTTCGATCCGATCGAACGCGCCAAAGACCGGATCTGCCGGGAGCAGGGACTGGCCGGACGGGCCCAGTTGATGGCGCTCCGCAAGAAGGAGGCGGAGGTGATCGAATACCTCGACCTCCTCTACGCCAACGAAGCCGACCGTGATGCCGCCCGCTTCGAAGCACTCGGTTCCGACATCCTTGTCCAGTTCGCCCTCATGGACGCCCGGGCCAATATCATGAACCCGGCGGTCAAACTCTGGAACACCGGAGTCGGCGCCACCATGATGCGGGAAGCCGTCGCCCTCATGGGTGGCTACGGGACGACCGAGGACTGCCCGGGCTTCCTCCCGCAGAAGTGGATGGACGCCCAGCTCGAGGCCACCTACGAGGGCCCCGAAGCGGTCCAGCGCCGCCACCTCACCCTCGGCATGACGAGCACCATCTTCCGGCACGAATTCAATCTTTGGATACAACGCCTGGATCAGCTCTCCGAATCCGAAGCCGCCTGCGGCCCCGGGACACTCGCCGCCGCCATGAGGATGTGGGCCTGGACGATTGATTTCCTCCACACCCACAATGATCCCTCCGGCAAGAAGCTCTACCACGGAAAACGCCAGGGGGTGACCTTCCCGGTCGCAGATGCCCTCTGTTGGCTCCTCTCGGCACGGCACTTCCTCGAAGACGTCCTCGAGCTCAAGAACAAAGGCGCGGAGAATCCGGTTCTGGCCGGATCCATCGACGGGTATGCCGCCTTTTATGCCGACCTCTGCCACGTCCAGGCTACCCGCGCGGCCGGTGAAGCCTCCCGAATCTGCGCCACCCTGGTTTTTGGCTTCCAGGAATCGATCGATGATGGGGATCTCGCCGCCTTCACCGCAATGCGCGATGCGGTCGACCGTTCCTTCGCCGGCTCCGAACTGGCCCGCGCCCGCGCCGCCCAGGCCCTGACGAGCATCATGATCCCCGAGGCCCTCGACTACCCGGCCTGA
- a CDS encoding 4Fe-4S ferredoxin: MEATENTPPAFDRQSMPVDIACVGFGPATGAFLTTLQRGLLNPDGTPTVESAVMPGMPPQVICYERADDLGFGVSGVVTEGRSIRESFPELDLSQIPMATEVRHEEIVYLLDPIGASRRSAFLKAVDALVRPFARNHGVVLPWIPPFLRKEPGMIFSMGQFCQWVGQQVTADGTIQVWPGTPVGEALIDDHRVRGVRLLDQGVDAAGNPTVGFMPGMDIEAALTVVGDGPYGPVGRQLDAHFGMPEGHHGRDWAVGMKFVIDLPESCTLEPGTVIHTLGFPEPEIFGFLYVHPNRVAGCGIFVPSWFQNPARTAYRYLQHWMLHPWLWKHLQGGTLRSWGAKSIAESGRKGEPHLVGDGYARIGEGSGSTNVLKNSGVDEAWATGTQLGEAVLELLKAKKPFTRENLEATYVTRRRASWLETELRKAEHARNGFQKGFVRGLIGTALAGLSGGHLHLGGEIRRPADHVPTFEDYCRGRIDPAEIAGIRAECEAKGVALHDALMNRVGWPEIPLDGQLLVSQQDALLMGGKVQAPGGYADHLSFYDTATCEACSVRICVEACSGQAIMTNPDGGIPLFDREKCVHCGACLWNCSHSHPTDPERGNVNLQASTGGFHSAEN; this comes from the coding sequence ATGGAAGCAACCGAGAACACCCCACCGGCCTTTGACCGGCAGTCGATGCCGGTGGACATCGCCTGCGTCGGTTTCGGCCCCGCCACCGGGGCGTTCCTGACCACCCTGCAGCGTGGACTCCTCAACCCGGATGGGACGCCGACTGTTGAGAGCGCCGTCATGCCGGGCATGCCCCCGCAGGTCATCTGTTACGAGCGGGCCGACGACCTCGGCTTCGGGGTCTCCGGTGTGGTCACGGAGGGTCGGTCCATCCGGGAGAGTTTTCCGGAGCTCGATCTAAGCCAGATTCCGATGGCGACGGAGGTCCGGCACGAAGAAATCGTTTACCTGCTTGATCCCATCGGCGCCTCGCGACGGTCGGCCTTTCTCAAGGCGGTGGACGCCCTTGTCCGCCCCTTCGCCCGGAATCACGGCGTCGTTCTCCCCTGGATTCCGCCCTTTCTCCGCAAGGAGCCGGGGATGATCTTCTCCATGGGCCAGTTCTGCCAATGGGTGGGCCAGCAGGTCACGGCCGACGGCACCATCCAGGTCTGGCCGGGCACTCCGGTTGGCGAAGCACTGATCGATGATCACCGGGTCCGGGGTGTGCGTCTGCTTGACCAGGGTGTCGACGCCGCCGGCAATCCCACCGTTGGATTCATGCCCGGGATGGACATCGAGGCCGCCCTCACCGTGGTGGGCGACGGCCCCTACGGCCCGGTCGGCCGCCAGCTCGATGCCCATTTCGGGATGCCGGAAGGACACCACGGTCGCGACTGGGCGGTCGGGATGAAATTCGTAATTGATCTACCCGAATCCTGCACGCTCGAACCCGGCACCGTCATCCACACCCTCGGATTTCCGGAGCCCGAAATCTTCGGCTTCCTCTACGTTCACCCGAACCGGGTCGCCGGATGCGGCATCTTTGTGCCCTCCTGGTTCCAAAACCCTGCCCGCACCGCCTATCGCTACCTCCAGCACTGGATGTTGCACCCCTGGCTCTGGAAGCACCTGCAGGGTGGGACCCTGCGCAGCTGGGGGGCCAAATCAATCGCCGAGTCCGGCCGGAAGGGCGAACCCCACCTGGTCGGCGACGGCTATGCCCGGATCGGTGAAGGTTCCGGCAGCACCAATGTCCTGAAGAACTCCGGAGTCGACGAGGCTTGGGCCACCGGAACCCAACTCGGTGAAGCCGTCCTCGAGTTGCTCAAGGCAAAGAAGCCCTTCACCCGGGAAAACCTGGAAGCCACCTACGTGACAAGGCGCCGCGCCAGCTGGCTGGAGACCGAATTGCGCAAGGCCGAACATGCCCGCAACGGCTTTCAAAAGGGATTTGTCCGGGGCCTGATCGGCACCGCCCTGGCGGGACTCTCCGGCGGACATCTGCATCTGGGTGGCGAGATCCGGCGACCCGCGGATCACGTGCCGACCTTTGAGGACTATTGCCGGGGTCGGATCGACCCGGCCGAGATCGCCGGCATCCGCGCAGAATGTGAAGCCAAAGGCGTCGCCCTTCACGACGCCCTGATGAACCGCGTCGGCTGGCCGGAAATCCCCCTCGATGGCCAATTGCTCGTCTCCCAGCAGGATGCCCTCCTCATGGGCGGCAAGGTCCAGGCTCCCGGCGGCTACGCCGACCATCTTTCGTTTTACGACACGGCAACCTGCGAGGCCTGCTCGGTCCGCATCTGCGTCGAGGCCTGCTCGGGCCAGGCCATCATGACCAACCCCGATGGGGGCATCCCGCTTTTCGATCGGGAAAAGTGCGTTCATTGCGGCGCCTGCCTCTGGAACTGCTCCCACTCCCACCCCACCGACCCGGAACGCGGCAACGTCAACCTTCAGGCCAGCACCGGTGGATTCCATTCAGCCGAAAACTGA
- a CDS encoding electron transfer flavoprotein subunit beta, translating into MPHTFQIVVCGGIVPNPLQALEPVAGPTGPGLKNEMMLPAVLDPWSWHALFEAADLAKRHPGSKVWLVSLSPKAKLQQVMMSVAQKAAFELVVVDGPSTGFVDAAETAKALAEAIQAIPGLDLSRLLLFGGWQSASRGTGAVLQMIGETLGIHEQFQGVDHLTVGDDGSLEILERIEGGAWQKSQCAGTPAVLGWATGNLPEPPNNPQIGMQNMRLIMPALQKARPAGLKGEGLAYVSVESPKQRRETRIEKDMTPEAIADELVAWLKS; encoded by the coding sequence ATGCCACACACCTTCCAAATCGTCGTCTGCGGGGGCATCGTGCCCAACCCGCTCCAGGCCCTCGAACCAGTCGCAGGACCAACCGGTCCGGGCCTGAAGAATGAAATGATGCTTCCCGCCGTGCTCGACCCCTGGTCCTGGCACGCCCTCTTCGAAGCCGCCGACCTCGCCAAACGACACCCCGGCAGCAAGGTCTGGCTGGTCAGCCTGAGCCCAAAAGCCAAGCTCCAACAGGTCATGATGAGCGTGGCCCAAAAAGCGGCCTTCGAGCTTGTGGTGGTCGACGGCCCCTCGACCGGATTTGTTGATGCCGCCGAGACCGCGAAAGCCCTCGCTGAGGCGATCCAGGCCATCCCGGGACTCGACCTCTCCCGGCTCCTGCTTTTCGGTGGCTGGCAATCCGCCTCCCGGGGCACCGGAGCCGTCCTCCAGATGATCGGCGAAACGCTCGGAATCCATGAACAGTTCCAGGGAGTCGATCACCTGACCGTCGGCGATGACGGCTCCCTCGAGATCCTCGAGCGGATCGAGGGCGGCGCCTGGCAGAAATCGCAATGCGCCGGAACCCCCGCCGTTCTCGGCTGGGCCACCGGCAATCTGCCGGAACCCCCGAACAATCCGCAGATCGGCATGCAGAACATGCGATTGATCATGCCGGCCCTGCAGAAGGCCCGCCCGGCCGGACTGAAAGGCGAAGGACTGGCCTATGTCTCGGTCGAGTCACCGAAGCAACGCCGGGAAACGCGTATCGAGAAAGACATGACGCCCGAGGCCATCGCCGACGAACTCGTCGCCTGGCTGAAGAGCTGA
- a CDS encoding electron transfer flavoprotein subunit alpha translates to MNNRILWIGFTDENGALDKAALEALTAARTMADGLGSELFAGLIGPAIADAATQAGGTGAVSVLGLTGEAWAAPRYASDVAGCERLARETEAGVVVAAANSRFSRVCAGLAQRLSGRVDTQVTQITTDGSNLSVSRWFYRQRMIGTLSRTTRPWVLSIAPGSFAPAAPGETTVTPLEAGKMSSRTTVLGIEAGTAGAQTIRPDADTLLVAGAGWTKKQADGAVHTDVAAQLILDFVEKTRGSLGSSKSMVDLASEGQAVLPFLTHLHQIGQTGASPRHTKGLATCCHGEEPHAVGWRFINERRAINTDANCGWAQGKADVLYVADAFEVMKQVNAKLGS, encoded by the coding sequence ATGAATAACAGGATACTCTGGATCGGATTCACCGACGAAAACGGCGCCCTCGACAAGGCCGCGCTCGAAGCCCTGACCGCGGCCCGCACCATGGCCGACGGACTCGGGAGCGAACTGTTCGCCGGACTGATCGGGCCCGCCATCGCCGACGCGGCCACCCAGGCCGGCGGGACTGGAGCCGTCTCCGTCCTTGGCCTGACCGGCGAAGCCTGGGCCGCTCCCCGCTACGCCTCCGACGTGGCCGGCTGCGAACGACTGGCCCGCGAGACCGAAGCCGGCGTGGTCGTCGCCGCGGCCAATTCCCGTTTCAGCCGGGTCTGCGCCGGGCTGGCCCAGCGACTCAGCGGTCGCGTCGACACCCAGGTCACCCAGATCACCACGGATGGGAGTAACCTCTCGGTTTCGCGCTGGTTCTACCGCCAAAGGATGATCGGCACCCTCTCGCGGACGACCCGCCCCTGGGTCCTCTCCATCGCCCCCGGCAGCTTCGCTCCCGCCGCTCCGGGCGAGACCACCGTGACTCCGCTTGAAGCCGGTAAGATGTCCTCTCGCACAACGGTGCTGGGGATCGAGGCCGGAACCGCCGGGGCCCAGACCATCCGGCCCGATGCCGACACGCTGCTCGTTGCCGGCGCCGGATGGACCAAGAAGCAGGCCGATGGAGCGGTTCACACCGATGTGGCTGCGCAGCTCATCCTCGACTTCGTTGAAAAGACCCGTGGATCCCTCGGAAGCTCGAAATCCATGGTCGACCTGGCCTCCGAAGGGCAGGCTGTCCTGCCTTTTCTCACTCACCTCCACCAGATCGGACAGACCGGAGCCAGCCCCAGACACACCAAGGGTCTCGCCACCTGCTGTCACGGCGAGGAACCCCATGCCGTCGGCTGGCGCTTCATCAACGAACGCCGCGCCATCAACACCGACGCCAATTGCGGCTGGGCCCAGGGCAAAGCCGACGTCCTCTACGTGGCCGACGCCTTTGAGGTCATGAAGCAGGTGAACGCGAAGCTGGGGAGCTGA
- a CDS encoding FAD:protein FMN transferase translates to MADNSTNTPGADSLRRGPMKRRMFITCLVGTAAIGWSVLKLKGTRSAHVPGGALPGTSGTRKLFKITRTTRALGTGVSLTVLHSDRAAAEEAIADAFRELGRVEDIMSLYRPESQLCQLNREGLLDHPHPYLIEVLQSARNLSEVTDGAFDVTVQPLWQLYDENARAGTLPTQEAIRNALATVDWRRVEIGRDQVRINGSGTRITLNGIAQGYAADTVKRVLGEHGIRSALIDTGEIDAIGQTSGDRDWTIGIKHPRKMGEFLSLAALQNRALATSGDYETKFSDDYRLNHLLDPKTGRSPDELSSVSIAAPTALQADALSTAVFILGMAEGRRLVESTPGTDALFVTKLGQVERTAGFPIVG, encoded by the coding sequence ATGGCTGATAATTCCACCAACACCCCCGGAGCCGACTCCCTTCGTCGTGGTCCGATGAAACGCCGGATGTTCATTACTTGTCTGGTCGGGACCGCCGCCATCGGCTGGTCCGTCCTCAAACTGAAGGGCACCCGGTCGGCCCACGTCCCGGGAGGCGCCCTGCCGGGCACCTCCGGAACCCGCAAGCTGTTCAAAATCACCCGAACGACCCGCGCCCTCGGCACCGGAGTTTCCCTCACGGTCCTCCATTCCGACCGCGCCGCCGCCGAAGAGGCGATCGCCGACGCCTTCCGTGAACTCGGCCGGGTGGAGGACATCATGAGCCTCTACCGCCCGGAAAGTCAGCTTTGTCAGCTCAACCGGGAAGGTCTGCTCGATCATCCCCATCCCTACCTGATCGAAGTCCTCCAATCGGCCCGCAATCTTTCCGAGGTCACCGATGGTGCCTTCGACGTGACGGTTCAGCCCCTCTGGCAGCTCTACGACGAGAACGCGAGGGCGGGCACCCTGCCCACTCAAGAGGCAATCCGCAATGCCCTCGCGACGGTGGATTGGCGCCGCGTCGAGATCGGACGGGACCAGGTGCGGATCAACGGCAGCGGCACCCGGATCACCCTGAACGGCATCGCCCAGGGCTATGCGGCCGACACGGTTAAGCGCGTCCTGGGCGAGCACGGCATCCGCAGCGCCCTGATCGACACCGGAGAGATCGACGCGATCGGACAAACATCGGGCGATCGGGACTGGACAATCGGGATCAAGCATCCCCGCAAGATGGGTGAATTCCTCAGCCTGGCCGCCCTCCAGAACCGGGCATTGGCCACCTCAGGAGACTACGAGACCAAATTCAGCGATGACTACCGCCTGAATCACCTGCTCGACCCGAAGACCGGCCGTTCTCCCGATGAACTCTCGAGCGTCTCGATCGCCGCGCCGACCGCGCTGCAGGCGGACGCCCTCTCCACCGCTGTCTTCATCCTCGGCATGGCCGAGGGACGGCGACTGGTCGAATCGACCCCAGGAACCGACGCGCTTTTCGTCACGAAACTAGGCCAGGTGGAACGCACCGCCGGATTCCCGATTGTCGGCTGA